A region of the Paramormyrops kingsleyae isolate MSU_618 chromosome 6, PKINGS_0.4, whole genome shotgun sequence genome:
TATTGGCTGGCTGGATGGATATCGCTTCAGTGCCTAATCCTCTCCttaggggcaccccagccattccatgcatatgttaaatttcaccaccagctcagttAATTACTTAAATAACTTCATGAGGTATTGATTGGCCAGACATGGTATTCTAATGGTAAAGTCAACAAATACATGAGTATATTTGATGGTTACTGCAAATACTCGGGTGAATTTCAGAGGGGTTTTGAAATAGCTAAGCTAACATACTTTGACAGATATAAACTTATTTTATACTAATGTTTTTATacaataattgaaatgtacTTTTCTTCAGCAGCCTAAAACTTTTGCActctactgtacagtatattcagaCTTAGCAGAGAAAACTTCAGTCTGCCTTCATCTATGCAAATATGAACACATTTCAAAGAAGTGTAGTGCTGGGTATCTCCTCATGGTGTCACTGTTGAGTTTGCAGCATGCTCACCATTGTATAGGAAGACGTCATGAGCATCAACCGGAACTCCTCCAAAAGTCAGGTCTATCAAGCGGGGGTAGCCCTTGTCGATCACCTGTGCTTTCACGTCCAGTCTGGAGGTGATGGGAAAAATTCAGGTATTGACGAAACCTGCTGTGCTGATTCTGCTTAAGACACCCCACCTGAGAGCACTGCAATAGAGCCCACCAGAGAGCACTGCAATACAGCCCACCAGAGAGCACTGCAATACAGCCCACCAGAGAGCACTGCAATACAGCCCACCAGAGAGCATTGCAATACAGCTCACCAGAGAGCACTGCAATAGAGCCCACCAGAGAGCACTGCAATACAGAACACCAGAGAGCACTGCAATAGAGCCCACCAGAGAGCGAATGGGAGAATACACTGGACTCACCTCCAGTAGTTCTCACCGCTGAACAAAAGCACCTTGCTTCTGCCGCGCTGCAGAGCTCCCTCCACTCGCATTATATTGCTTGGCAGGCCCAGTTTTTCCAAGCTACGGGGGCCCAGAACATTCATCCCCGTGTACACCCAGAAACGGCGGCCTGGGAAGCAAAGGCAAGCCAGTGAGCCTGGACAGGAGGTGCAGCTAGAGGCTAAGGCCAAGAACCCGAAGGCTTTTCCATAGTACCTGAGAAGACATACAGCTTCTTGGTGAGCAGGTCCTGGAAGGCGGAATCAATGGTGGGTGGCAGGGCTGGCCACGTGTCCGATATGGAATATGGGCCATTAATTTCACCATCCTTCTGGGAAGACAGCCTCCAGTATTTCCTGCAAAGCCAGCATATTTGTTGAAATGAGACCAAAGGAGCATTGAACTCATCTTCTTGAGTCTTGTTTTCCATCACAGTACTAGCTGATCTTACCCATTCTTGAAAAGATGCAAATCTCCCTGGATTTCAGTGATGCAGTCAAACTTCTCTGCCTTGCAGGCATCCTGAGAGGGGTCGATAGGCTGTTGAGTAGGCAAGCCTGGGGTGGGAGAGGGTGTGGTTTCCATTGGGTCTTCAGTGGTGACGGGTGTGACAACTGTGGTATTAGGAGGCAAGGTGCCAGATTTGCTTCCTGAAAGAATGCAAATTTAAGATGAATATACATATAACACAGACTGTGACAGTTCAGCAAAGTTGAACTGCGTAGAATATGGAAAATGCCTAATAAACCATGCATCTGTAATGTTATTtacatttgatttatttatcagatgctttCGTCCAAAGTATCATACATTTTTGCGAAAGCAGGAttagacagtccctggagcaatagGGCGTTAAAGACCCAACAATCGAATCTCTACCGACCTGAGATTCAAACTGGTGACCTGATCACTGGTGTCCCAACCTGCTGAGCCGTACACTGCCCCCAAAAAATAGTTAAAGCCTCTTACCATAGAGTTTCTGAATGCCCTGGATGTCATCGCTGTGCAGAGAGAAGTCCTTTATATAGTCGTACATTGGGAACATGAGAGCCTCTCTGACGTCAGTGTGCTCCAAACCAAGGGCGTGGCCAAACTCATGGGCCGCCACCAGGAACAGACTGTACCCTGAGACACAAAGTGTGATATGTGGTCATGCCCCGAAGGACCAATCACAGAGAAGAATGCATAGGCTGGCGCGCCAGCCGGATTTTATTTGACATGCTTCCGCATTATTCTTTGGTTCGAGAATCCGTTTATTGGATCATCACCATGCAGTATGACAAAATTCTGATTTCTAATCCCAACAAAATGACCACACGTTGAGGTTTGGCAGCAAATCTGAAACGAGCCAAAACAGTTTTGCCTATATTTTACTTCCTACTTCCTTTTACCCATGATCCTACTTTCCTATGGGTAGAATCCTACAGTAGGTGTATCACTAGATGTGGGTATTGGGATGGGTTCTGCTAACTTGACTGGTAAGTTCTATAGATAGTTTGGCAATAATAAGTTGAAAAACATTTCAGATATAAATATAAGACAAAATTGATCAGTATAGCTCCAGCCGCTGGTGTTTTCTCCCCAGGTGCCCGTGTCGCTCACCTTGGTCTGGGCAGAAGCCCCAATGCATGTCCTTGTCGTAATTCTCTGTGGTTGCGCACCACAGTTTACCATCGCCTCGGCCATCACTGGTGCAAGAATAGTACGTCTTCTTCATGAAAGTGAAAGGGAAGTGACATGGCTCCCCCTCTGCGTTTCCACCAATCACAGCCGTGTCTGTGGTGGATAGGGACTGCAATGAACATGCTTTTCCTCCAGATGTCAGTGTTGAAAGTTTTATACAATGGACTTGCCGGATAATACTCATGCTGAGTGATAATTCGCATCTGTAACAGGCAGAAATTTGTGTCATTTCAACTCACCTCGGTTGGGGCAAAAGCCATACTTCTTGTCGGTATCGAAATTTTTAGTGGTGGCACACCAGCGGTAGCCATCGTCGCGGCCTTCAGTGGTGCAACTATCGTAGCTCTCGCCAAGGAACACAAAAGGAAACTTGCAAGGTGCCCCATCACTGTTCCCGCCAATCGTATACAGGTCTGAAGAAACAAAATGATGAGCACCTCACACTCGCAAAGTATTAATCCTGAACCTGCTGAAGTGACTGTCAGTGGATGTCAGAATCCGCAGGAACTAGACTCTGCTGAATGTTGACTTTCACTTACATTCACTGGGGCAGAAGCCGTAGAGCTCGTCTTTGTCAAAATCAGCTGTAGTTGCACACCAAAGCATGTTATCGGAGCGCCCTTCTGTTGTACAACTGGAGTACGACTTTCCCTGGAATATGAAGGGGAATTGGCACATAGCTCCTCCTGCATTGCCAAAGCGAGTCTTCACCACTGCAGTAGAGAAAGTAATTATCGCATGGCATGTATTGTGCTTTTTCAGCATATATCCACTAGAGGgtgatatatatgtattttttttttctttcacatATAATAAGAGAGTTCTTGCATCTTTACTACTTTGTTTGCATTCTAAAAGGTTATGCAACACATAACATAAGGGTGTTAATTGCCTACTCACCAGGGCCCGTGCCCAGGGTCCAGAACTCATCGTCGTCAAAGTGGGCATCACCTTGTATACCCTCCCCAGGGGGATAGGCATGAGCCAGGAGTCCATCCTTGCCATCAAAGGGGTAGGGGTCGCCATGGTCTGCAACAAATGCACCCCAAGGATGATAACCAGGACTCTATGCTTTTCTGGGACCCTTAACATCTGACTGTCTGCTATAGCCTGGACGAGCCTAACCTTTCCTTCCGAAGGACACCATTATGTCTGCTGTTCCATCGTACAGACGTGTGAAGGTCAGTGGGGTGACATCACTCCATACTTTGAAGGCACGAGCGAAGGCATCATCAATCAGAGACTCCTCCATATCTGGTGAGTAGTTCAGGATCCTGCAGAGCACAGTACCACCACACATTTTGTTAGCTCCGAGTCAAAACCAGTGCAACTAAGACAATCGAGTGCTTCTGCTGTCCTACCTATATGTGATGTCATTATGGTCCCATTTGAGATTTCCCTCAAAGGTCTTGTAATTTCGAACATCTACGACCCCACAGCGAGGCATCTTCATGGCGTTGATGGTAGCTGCATCCAGCTGGCCTGTCTGCTCCAGGCCAAGGTTCCTCTGCAGTTGCCTCAGGGCTTTGGCTGTGGACGTCGACATTGGCATTCTGCTGCGATGCTGCACGTTTATGTAGCCAAAGCGTTCCAAGTATGTCTGCAGGAAAGAC
Encoded here:
- the mmp9 gene encoding matrix metalloproteinase-9 — its product is MMSAFFALLMLGACSLGWGRPLKPVFVTFPGDIATNMTDEEFANTYLERFGYINVQHRSRMPMSTSTAKALRQLQRNLGLEQTGQLDAATINAMKMPRCGVVDVRNYKTFEGNLKWDHNDITYRILNYSPDMEESLIDDAFARAFKVWSDVTPLTFTRLYDGTADIMVSFGRKDHGDPYPFDGKDGLLAHAYPPGEGIQGDAHFDDDEFWTLGTGPVVKTRFGNAGGAMCQFPFIFQGKSYSSCTTEGRSDNMLWCATTADFDKDELYGFCPSEYLYTIGGNSDGAPCKFPFVFLGESYDSCTTEGRDDGYRWCATTKNFDTDKKYGFCPNRDTAVIGGNAEGEPCHFPFTFMKKTYYSCTSDGRGDGKLWCATTENYDKDMHWGFCPDQGYSLFLVAAHEFGHALGLEHTDVREALMFPMYDYIKDFSLHSDDIQGIQKLYGSKSGTLPPNTTVVTPVTTEDPMETTPSPTPGLPTQQPIDPSQDACKAEKFDCITEIQGDLHLFKNGKYWRLSSQKDGEINGPYSISDTWPALPPTIDSAFQDLLTKKLYVFSGRRFWVYTGMNVLGPRSLEKLGLPSNIMRVEGALQRGRSKVLLFSGENYWRLDVKAQVIDKGYPRLIDLTFGGVPVDAHDVFLYNGNIYFCRDRFYWRMNSRRQVDRVGYLKYDVLKCPDFSNQQF